From Electrophorus electricus isolate fEleEle1 chromosome 8, fEleEle1.pri, whole genome shotgun sequence, the proteins below share one genomic window:
- the LOC113569286 gene encoding uncharacterized protein LOC113569286 yields the protein MANSKELVPTNSVWSPGFTEELLPTSKQISLLYHISYLCLAKFPNLERLLRKRAVETQLLFGSSEALLLKCMGTSQTLVSSLFPMLIHAIEKNKPTLAVRYLEKARTWIGELITDVDKMVQSYVQHNGDVATTTSDIITEKANTEAKSEQLSKEVQEMEGAIKTLEEKLAGVRNELEDTKRKIDAKNLELESYVRDMTSKSSGLGIFAAIVPFIGPLVKSIYDAATSPAAAAKIKALENQLNQLISQKTALMNQQWSIEVQQIDLQMKLAKVKIAKGSIPSPVHLNEVQRYLTKIQNILIQIKNFWQKVHSMLGVMQKTTFVNEDLVDEPELKEEFVDSIQKASEIWSMFGCSCGKAAEIFKIQSKDAYAFLEIDPSSLSDAVWQEEYNSVMGQLQEMKVLNQTPAAIQN from the exons ATGGCTAACAGCAAAG AACTTGTGCCAACCAACTCCGTATGGAGTCCAGGATTCACAGAGGAGCTTCTCCCAACTTCTAAGCAGATATCCCTGCTGTACCACATCTCCTACCTGTGTCTGGCTAAGTTTCCAAACTTGGAGAGGCTCCTCAGGAAGCGTGCTGTGGAAACCCAACTTCTCTTTGGATCCTCTGAAGCTCTTCTGCTGAAG TGTATGGGCACCAGTCAGACCCTGgtttcatcactgtttccaATGCTGATACAtgctattgaaaaaaacaaaccaacactggCGGTAAGGTACCTGGAAAAAGCAAGAACCTGGATTGGTGAACTTATTACAGATGTGGACAAGATGGTGCAAAG CTATGTTCAACACAACGGAGACGTGGCTACAActaccagtgacatcatcactgaaaaggcaaacactgaGGCCAAGTCTGAGCAGCTTTCCAAGGAAGTTCAGGAAATGGAGGGAGCTATAAAGACCCTTGAAGAAAAGCTTGCCGGAGTTAGGAACGAGCTTGAAGACACCAAAAGGAAGATAGATGCCAAAAACCTGGAACTTGAGAGTTATGTAAGGGACATGACAAGCAAAAGCTCAGGCCTCGGGATCTTCGCTGCGATTGTGCCATTCATTGGGCCACTCGTCAAGTCCATTTACGATGCCGCAACATCCCccgctgctgctgcaaaaatCAAAGCTCTTGAAAACCAGCTGAATCAGCTCATCTCTCAAAAGACGGCTCTGATGAACCAACAGTGGAGCATTGAGGTCCAGCAGATTGACTTACAGATGAAACTGGCCAAAGTAAAAATCGCCAAGG gCTCTATACCCAGCCCTGTCCACCTGAACGAGGTCCAGCGATATCTGACTaaaatccagaacattctgattcAGATCAAAAACTTCTGGCAAAAGGTGCACAGTATGTTGGGTGTCATGCAGAAAACCACGTTTGTTAATGAAGATCTTGTTGATGAACCTGAACTTAAAGAAGAATTTGTGGATTCAATCCAAAAGGCTTCAGAG ATTTGGTCAATGTTTGGTTGTTCCTGTGGtaaagctgctgaaatattcaaaatacaatCCAAGGATGCCTATGCGTTCCTGGAGATTGATCCATCGTCTCTCTCTGACGCCGTGTGGCAGGAAGAGTATAACAGTGTTATGGGACAGCTACAGGAAATGAAAGTCTTGAACCAGACTCCAGCAGCCATCCAAAACTAA